A region of Streptomyces sp. NBC_01267 DNA encodes the following proteins:
- a CDS encoding DUF979 domain-containing protein, whose product MIKSEYFFWLVGAVFLVMAAQMANDRTNPKRLGSASFWGLLGASFFYSTGVVDTSLPAEPLGLAVLVLIVLGGFGFTGKGASHTPPREERAASAARFGNKLFLPALTIPVVAMICATLLKKWKIGGEPVLEPGYETILGLGIGAIAALAVGMVVLRERRVAVPLHAGRNMLESMGWALILPQLLAVLGSIFQLAGVGDQVGRITEAILPEGQRFIAVVVYCCGMVLFTIVMGNAFAAFPVMTAAIGWPVLIQQMHGSTPAILAIGMLCGFCGTLVTPMAANFNLVPAALLELKDQYGPIKAQLPTAAALLVCNIAILALFAF is encoded by the coding sequence GTGATCAAGTCCGAGTACTTCTTCTGGCTGGTGGGCGCCGTCTTCCTGGTGATGGCCGCGCAGATGGCCAACGACCGGACCAACCCCAAACGCCTCGGTTCGGCCTCCTTCTGGGGTCTGCTGGGCGCGTCGTTCTTCTACTCGACCGGTGTGGTCGACACATCGCTTCCTGCCGAGCCGCTCGGCCTCGCCGTCCTCGTACTGATCGTCCTCGGCGGATTCGGCTTCACCGGCAAGGGCGCCTCGCACACCCCGCCCCGCGAGGAGCGCGCCGCCTCGGCCGCCCGCTTCGGCAACAAGCTCTTCCTGCCGGCCCTCACCATCCCCGTCGTCGCGATGATCTGCGCGACGCTGCTGAAGAAGTGGAAGATCGGCGGCGAGCCGGTCCTGGAGCCGGGGTACGAGACCATCCTGGGGCTGGGCATCGGCGCGATCGCCGCGCTGGCCGTCGGCATGGTGGTGCTGCGGGAACGCCGCGTCGCGGTTCCGCTGCACGCGGGCCGCAACATGCTGGAATCCATGGGCTGGGCGCTGATCCTGCCCCAGCTGCTGGCCGTGCTCGGCTCGATCTTCCAACTGGCGGGCGTCGGCGACCAGGTGGGCCGGATCACCGAGGCGATCCTCCCCGAGGGCCAGCGCTTCATCGCCGTGGTCGTCTACTGCTGCGGCATGGTCCTCTTCACCATCGTCATGGGCAACGCCTTCGCGGCCTTCCCCGTCATGACGGCCGCGATCGGCTGGCCCGTGCTCATCCAGCAGATGCACGGCAGCACCCCGGCGATCCTCGCCATCGGCATGCTGTGCGGCTTCTGCGGCACACTCGTCACCCCGATGGCCGCCAACTTCAACCTGGTCCCGGCCGCGCTGCTGGAACTCAAGGACCAGTACGGGCCCATCAAGGCCCAACTGCCCACCGCCGCAGCGCTGCTGGTCTGCAACATCGCCATCCTGGCCCTGTTCGCCTTCTGA
- a CDS encoding DUF2891 domain-containing protein, giving the protein MPLAPSVLPSEYALPFAELALHNVVREYPNAPAHLYAGPEEIVAPRTLHPAFYGSYDWHSTVHMHWLLVRLLRRFGSQALSSRTSGDQASGDQASGDRIPDALPAAVTARITEVLDTHLTPENLAVEAAYLRRRPSFERPYGWAWSVALAAECRALGGPAGDRWADALAPLVDAVGELLTGWLAKATYPVRHGVHNNSAFGLGLVLDAGAEAGLAGPVLDAVTDRLHGWFADDHDAPLHWEPSGQDFLSPALTEAHAMLRVLPPADFPGWLARFVPSLTDGTPCSLLTPPVISDRSDPQIGHLLGLALSRAAGLRALAGALPEGPARDALERSVAAHLATGLPAVSSGDFTSDHWLASFATLALDTAPGR; this is encoded by the coding sequence ATGCCCCTCGCACCGTCCGTGCTTCCTTCCGAGTACGCGCTGCCGTTCGCCGAGCTGGCGCTCCACAACGTGGTCCGCGAGTACCCCAACGCCCCCGCCCACCTCTACGCGGGCCCCGAGGAGATCGTCGCGCCGCGCACCCTGCACCCGGCCTTCTACGGGTCGTACGACTGGCACTCCACCGTGCACATGCACTGGTTGCTCGTACGGCTGCTGCGCCGCTTCGGGTCCCAGGCCCTGAGCTCCCGGACCTCGGGTGACCAGGCCTCGGGTGACCAGGCCTCGGGCGACCGGATCCCGGACGCCCTGCCCGCGGCCGTCACGGCCCGGATCACCGAGGTGCTCGACACCCATCTGACCCCCGAGAACCTCGCCGTGGAGGCCGCGTACCTGCGCCGTCGCCCGTCGTTCGAGCGGCCGTACGGCTGGGCCTGGTCGGTGGCGCTCGCCGCCGAGTGCCGTGCGCTCGGCGGTCCCGCCGGTGACCGCTGGGCCGACGCCCTGGCCCCGCTGGTGGACGCCGTCGGTGAACTGCTGACGGGCTGGCTGGCCAAGGCGACGTACCCGGTCAGGCACGGGGTCCACAACAACAGCGCCTTCGGTCTCGGACTCGTCCTGGACGCGGGCGCGGAGGCCGGACTGGCCGGTCCGGTGCTGGACGCGGTGACCGACCGGCTGCACGGCTGGTTCGCCGACGATCACGACGCCCCGCTCCACTGGGAGCCGTCGGGCCAGGACTTCCTCTCGCCCGCGCTCACCGAGGCGCACGCCATGCTCCGGGTCCTGCCGCCCGCGGACTTCCCCGGATGGCTCGCCCGGTTTGTACCGTCGCTCACCGACGGCACCCCGTGTTCCCTGCTCACCCCGCCGGTGATCTCGGACCGCTCCGATCCGCAGATCGGACATCTGCTGGGGCTCGCCCTGAGCCGCGCCGCCGGTCTGCGGGCCCTGGCCGGAGCACTGCCCGAGGGCCCGGCCCGCGATGCCCTGGAGCGTTCCGTCGCCGCCCATCTGGCGACGGGCCTCCCGGCCGTCTCCTCCGGCGACTTCACCTCGGACCACTGGCTGGCCTCCTTCGCCACCCTGGCCCTGGACACCGCGCCGGGCCGCTGA